ACAGCTCGATGACGCCGCCGTCGAAGTACTCTCCCCTTGACGCCTCGAAGGCGTAGCGGTGGCGGAAGGTGAACGACAAGCCCGCCTTGCCCACATGGAGCGGCGGCGAGACGAGCGCGAAGTCCGCGGCGCGCCCCACGTCCTCTCCATGGAAGAAGCGCTGAGTCCCGGCCTCCTCGTTCACGGTGAAGGAGACGCCGCCCATCGCGGACGTCATCGTCCAGGGCAGCAGCCGCGCATCCACACTCTCGGTCGTCGAGGCCGCAGGGAGCTCGTCCTGCTCCACCTTGACGCTCAGCGTCGCCTTCTTGTCACCGGCAGCCACCCCGTTGGCATCGCGGTAGGAGATGTTGAAGTCGACCACCGAGCGAGGCGCCGCGCCCGAGAGCCGCACCGGCACCTCCACCGTGGCCGTTTCGTACAGCCCCATGGCGGGGAAGCTCGCCGCCCCACCATTGGCCAGTTGCACGGCCTGGCTGTTCGACGAGACGGTGATGCTCGTCGCCTGCAACGGGGCGGTGCCCGTGGAGCGCAGCGTGACGCGCAGCACGCCGCTCTCGCCGTTGTCCAGATACCCGTCCGCGTCGCAGGTGTTCTCGCTACCGTCCTCGGTGAGCTCCGCCGAGACGAACACCACGTCCGCGCCCGTGCGGAAGCTCTCCACCACGCCCGCATGGCTCGTGGAGACCCGGTCCGGCGCCACCGCGCCGATTCCCGCGCCACGCCGAGCGAACGCCTCCGCGAAGATTTGGTAGTCCGCCGGGTCTCCCGCATAGGCCGCCGCGAGCAGCGCGTCGCGAGCCTCCAGGAACGTCGGCGAGGCCGGGGTCAGCGTGTACGCGGTGACGAGGTAGCTCATCATCCGCCGCTGGACTTCGTTGAACGAGAGCCGCGAGGAGTCACGCAGCAGCCCGACGTAGCACTCCCACAGCATGGTCGCCCAGACTTCGCCGGCATTGTGGTACTCGGCGTTGCTGCTCCCATCCGCTCCGAAGGCATAGGGCACGCCGCTGGGAAGACGGACTCCGTTGGAGATGTGCTTGAAGGTCAGCGGGTTCTTGCGGAAGTCCACCGAGTAGGGCACGCGGCGAATCCCGAAGTAGGCGGCGTCCGCGCTCATGTTCCGCGTCGCGAAGTCGCCCACCGGGAAGACGCCCGTCCAGTTCGGATTCGAGGCGACCTGCGCATCCTCCTCGCGCACCGAGAGCAGCAGGGCATGGAAGTCCGCCCACCCCTCTCCCATGCTGCGCGCCTGGTTGGTGCCCAGGCCCGCTCCGTCATGGACGAGCCGGTTGCTGATGTAGTGCCCCCACTCGTGCGCCACGATGCTCGTGTCGATGGTGCCGTCCAGGTCACCCTCGGGGCGATGAATCATCGAGAGCTGCACCCCCTCCGTGAGCGTCCCCCGGATGCGGTCCGCGTCCCCCTTCGGAATCATCACCGCGCCAATGCGCGACGGCGAGAGCCCGTTCTCGATGCCCATCCCCTCGGGCATGGCCATGCCATCGATATTGGCGATGACGACCCCGATGGCCCCAGCCGCCTGGGCCGTGAGTGCCTTCCGATGGAAGCTGCAGGTGCCTCGGTCGAAGAGGGCGATGTTCCCCTCCACCTCCGCGGCGTTGGTGAGCGCCGTACAGCCATCCGTGGTGGAAGGCCCGTCGGCGTTCTCCGCATCCAGCCCTTCGACCACGCGGCCGGACACCGAGAACACGCGGGGGGCGAACTGCGAGGAGACGAACGTATACGGTCCCGCGATGCTCGCGGGGGCCGTCACTTCGACGGAACTCTGTGCGGTGCCTCCGGGAAAGATGAACATCTGCATCCGCGGGCGGGCACCATCGGCCGGGGTGGACATGTTGGCGTTGTTCACGCCACCGAAGTCCTGCGCCTCCGCCCGGATGCTGTCACCCCCAAGCCCTCCGCGCCCGTAGTTGTCATGCTGGGCGTTGCCCGCCGCTTCGTTGAAGCCCGCGTCGTAGTACGCGTCGTGCAGCCAGTTGTTCACATAGAACAACTGCGTGACGGAGGACTGGATCTGCTGGGGTGTCTCGTACGGCAGCAGGTTGAAGCTGTGCGGATAGTCGAACGTCGCGGGCCCCGAGAGGGCCGCGCGCATGTCCCCTTCGCTGAACCCGTCCGGCGCGGCCAGGTCCGCGTACGCGTCCACGTTGTTGCCCACCGACTCCCTGGCGTCCACGGGCAGCCACGGGTCATTGCGGCTGAAGGGCGCATTGTCGAGCGTCACCAGGTTGCGCTCGACGAAGAGCGGCACTTCGCCATCCGGCGTCCCCGTCGGGTGCGGGATGTGCGAGTTGCCCGACGGTCCGGCGAACGGAGTGAACGGAGACGTGGCATCCGCCCAGACGCGGTAGCTGTGCGCCGCGTCCTCCGTGAGGTTCTTGCGGAACAGCACCCGGCCGTCCTCCGCGGCGATGACGTACGAGTAGTAGTCCGAGGCCGAGGAGCCCGCGGCGCCCGTGTTCAGCTCCACGTAGTAGGCGGGGAGCAGTCCCTCGGGAAGCTGGAAGAGTACCGGCTTGCTTCGAGCGGGGATGCGCAACCCGACCGGGAGCGGCCGGGCATAGGGGACCAGCTCATGATGCGAGTAGCGGCCCGAGGCCCCGCCCGTGAGCCGCAACAGGCCGGCATCGAGCGACTGCCCCGTCAGGTCCGCGAACGCCGCGGCCACGGCCTGGGGAGCCCCCATCCGGAAGGCGCGCGCGGGGCTCTTGTTGCCCTGCCCCACGTCCGGCGAGAGGTGACCTGAGGCGGCCACCAGCACGTTCTCCTTGTCGAGGAGCAGGTTGACGGTGCCACGGAACACCTCGACTCCCCCCACCTCCTGCCGCAGCGTCACCACCGAGGAGCCCAGCGGGCTCCGGCGAACGCTGGCGACCGAAGTCCCCACCTGCGAGAGCGACCGGCCGCCATGGAACGGAGCCAGCGCATCGAGCTGGAGCCGGGCCGCGGTCGCCGGAGACATCCGCGCGTAGTCGCTGGCCGCGCGAAGCGACGGGGGAAACGCCATACCTTGCGCGGGCCGCGAGGCCCAGACGAAGGTCGGCACGCCGAGCCGGTGCTCGCGGTGCAGCACCTGTCCGCCCAGACTCCCACTGTCCTCCAGGAGCGAGCGTGCTCCGGGAGCGGGCGAGCGCTCCAGCAGTGCATCGTAGTTGGGAAGGGAATCGGCACCCGCCTGCGTGCCCGCGAACGCCAGCGCGACACCGGCGAGGTTCTTGAAGAGCGATTTCACGAGATGGACCTCGGAAGATGGATGGGGGGGCTCGGCACGCGCGCTAGCGAGCCCAGAAGATGCGCCGCACGAAGTAGGCCGGAGGGTTCTTCATGGAGACGGCTTCCGAGCCGTCGATGTTGGACACCATGATGGTGTTGACCCCCGTCACCGGGTCCCGCTCGGTGTAGGCGACCTTCGTGCCATCGGGAGAGAGCGTGAAGAGGGACTGGAGCAACTCGCCCCTGCTGCCGCGCATGACGGGCCGAACGATTTCGCGGCCCGTGCCGTCAGGCCGGATGCGCTCCAGCCACGTGTCCGTCCACACGTCCTCGTTCCAGTAGTGGTACAGCAGGTCGCCGTTGGGCAGCTCCATCGGGAACCGCACAATGGAGGCCATCTCCTGTCCCTGGACGGAGAAGTTGATGATGGAGCGCGCGCTCCCATCCTCCAGCGAGAAGGCCCAGAGCTGGGCGCCCTTCGTCGCGTACTGCACCGTGTAGAGCGTCTTGCTGTCGCGCGAGAAGGAGGAGAAGACCAGCGGCGAGATGGGAACGGGTGGCGGCATGTCGTTGATGCCACTGATGAGGACGCGCCGCTCGTCCGTCCCGTCAGCGCGGATGATGAAGGTGAACTCGAGGCCATCACGTCCCGGGTACGGGTCGCGAGAGCACGACCTCATGAACGAAATCCACTGCCCATCCGGCGAGTACTCCGGCATGCGCTCTCCGCACAGCGACGAGCTCGCCTGGGTGAGGCGCCGCACCCGGCTTCCGTCCGCGTCCGCGATGTAGAGGAGCCCCTGGAAGTAGATGCCCCCGAACTTGTCTCGCCCGTCCACCCAGACCACCGACTTGCGGTCCGGCGAACGAATCACCTCCGAGTGGACGTCTCGCGGAGAGAAGAACGGCGTGGGCGCCTGGGTGATTTGACGGAACTGGGAGCCATCCGGGCGCACGGCGAACGCCTGCGGGAAGGACTCCTCCTCCGTCTGGGCCTCCGCCGAGGGAGAAGCAGTGAAGAGCAGCAGCTCGGAGTCATCCGTCGCGCGCATCGTCCCCACGGTGGCGCTCAGCTCCGTGGCGTCGCCGATTCGAACCAGCTCGCCCCCGGCGCCGACCTCGAACAGCTCGAGGTGGAACGAGTAGTCGCCCTTGATGGCGAACCGCGTGCGGAAGGAGTACGTGTGGCCCTCCGCGCCCTGAAGCCCGGTCGAGACCACCTCGAAGCCCGCATCCTGCCCCACGTAGGCCGCGCCACTCGCGTCGGTCTCCGAGCCGCCTGTCCACGTCTCCGGCCGGTCGGCCACCTCACCCGCGGCGCCCGAGAAGTAGCGCACCGGCTGGCCCACCACGGGGCTATCGGTGGGGGGCAGGTGGAGATCGGCCGGCGGGTTGTGACGAATCACCGACACGCGCCACCGCAGCCTCGTGGAGGGCGGCAGGGCCTTGGTGATCCGCGCCGTGAAGGAGACCACCCCATCCTCCATCGTCTGGAACGTCGGGACGACGCTGGTGATGCTCAGCTTCGACACGCTCACCTGGCCGGTACCGCGAAGTCCGTTGAAGGTCGCGGTGATGGTGGCGGAGCCCTGCCCCACCGGCGTCACCTGCCCACGCGTGGATGCGGTCATCGAGACCACGGCCACGTCCGTCATGTCGCTCGTCCAGGCGGCGCTCGCGGTGACATCCTGGGTACGGCCGTTGGACAGCGTGGCCTCGGCGTGGAGCTGGCTCGGGTGGCCTTCAATCAGCATGCTCGCCGCCGGCGTGACGGCGAGCGCGGCGGCCTCGGAGACCGTCACCTCGGTGCCGCCGCTCACGCTCGCGAAGGTCGCGGTGACTCGGCCCCCCCCCAGCGCGGCGCCGCTCGCGACGCGCTTGTTCAGCGACACGATGCTCGCATCACTGGAGCTCCAGGTGGCCTCATTGGAGACGTCCACCGTCGTGCCATCCGAGCGCGTCGCCATGGCGGTCAGCATCATCGTGCTGCCCCGAGCCATCGAGGCGTCACCCGGAGTCACCGCCACCGACGTCACGACGGCCGCGGTGACGGTCGCCTTGACGGTGGCCTCCAGCGTGCCGAACCGGGCCTTGAGGGTGGCCTCGCCGGGTGAACCGGCGCGAACCAGGCCGCTCTCGGAGACCGCGGCAATCGCCTCGTTCGAGGAGGACCAGGTGATATCGCTGGTGAGCCCGTGTGAAGTGCCATCCGAGAACGCAGCCGTGGCGGCGAGCTGCTGCGTGAGGCCCGCGGCGAGCGACAAGTCCTTCGGCTCGATGGAGAGAGCGACAGCCGTGGCATCCGTCACGTCGAGCCGCGCCTGCGCGGAGACGTCGGAGTAGGTCGCGCTCAGCGTCGTCTGCCCCTTGGCCAGCGCGCGCACCTGGGGCGCGGCGCCCGCCTCGGATGACACCGTACCGATGGCGGCATCCGTCGAGGACCACGAGGCCTCACGCGTGACGTCCCGCGTGCTGCCATCGGAGAAGGTGGCGGTCGCGGTGACGTCCGCGCCGATGCCCACGGCGAGCGAGAAGCTCTCAGGCGAAATCCGCAGGGACTTCACGGTGGGGGAGGACTTCTCGCTACTGCAGCCGGCAAGGACTGCCGCCGCGACCAGCCCCAGCAACGCGGGATGAAGCAGACGACAACGGGAACGCACTGACATGGATGGACCTCTCTGCAGCAAACCGCCGCGCGTGCGACGAACAGCAACCATGGAGTTGGAAACGAAACGGTACGGATTCGGGTGGCGCGCACCATCGGGGGCGCCCCTGGAAGTCCCTCAGGAATCCCCTAGGGACGCTGATGCCGCGCGCTTCACGACTCAGGGCAGCGGGCTGGCGCTCACGCCCCGGAAGCTGGTGTTGGCCAGCGCCGTGGCCACGACACGCACGGACGGCGTGGACGAGCTTCCATCATCCAGGAAGGACACCAGGAGATTGCCCGCGCCACCACCACTCGACTGGTACGTGGTGACGTAGACGCGAACTCCTCGGGGAGTCCGCACCGCCGAGACGCCATGGG
The window above is part of the Myxococcus xanthus genome. Proteins encoded here:
- a CDS encoding myxosortase-dependent M36 family metallopeptidase, with the translated sequence MKSLFKNLAGVALAFAGTQAGADSLPNYDALLERSPAPGARSLLEDSGSLGGQVLHREHRLGVPTFVWASRPAQGMAFPPSLRAASDYARMSPATAARLQLDALAPFHGGRSLSQVGTSVASVRRSPLGSSVVTLRQEVGGVEVFRGTVNLLLDKENVLVAASGHLSPDVGQGNKSPARAFRMGAPQAVAAAFADLTGQSLDAGLLRLTGGASGRYSHHELVPYARPLPVGLRIPARSKPVLFQLPEGLLPAYYVELNTGAAGSSASDYYSYVIAAEDGRVLFRKNLTEDAAHSYRVWADATSPFTPFAGPSGNSHIPHPTGTPDGEVPLFVERNLVTLDNAPFSRNDPWLPVDARESVGNNVDAYADLAAPDGFSEGDMRAALSGPATFDYPHSFNLLPYETPQQIQSSVTQLFYVNNWLHDAYYDAGFNEAAGNAQHDNYGRGGLGGDSIRAEAQDFGGVNNANMSTPADGARPRMQMFIFPGGTAQSSVEVTAPASIAGPYTFVSSQFAPRVFSVSGRVVEGLDAENADGPSTTDGCTALTNAAEVEGNIALFDRGTCSFHRKALTAQAAGAIGVVIANIDGMAMPEGMGIENGLSPSRIGAVMIPKGDADRIRGTLTEGVQLSMIHRPEGDLDGTIDTSIVAHEWGHYISNRLVHDGAGLGTNQARSMGEGWADFHALLLSVREEDAQVASNPNWTGVFPVGDFATRNMSADAAYFGIRRVPYSVDFRKNPLTFKHISNGVRLPSGVPYAFGADGSSNAEYHNAGEVWATMLWECYVGLLRDSSRLSFNEVQRRMMSYLVTAYTLTPASPTFLEARDALLAAAYAGDPADYQIFAEAFARRGAGIGAVAPDRVSTSHAGVVESFRTGADVVFVSAELTEDGSENTCDADGYLDNGESGVLRVTLRSTGTAPLQATSITVSSNSQAVQLANGGAASFPAMGLYETATVEVPVRLSGAAPRSVVDFNISYRDANGVAAGDKKATLSVKVEQDELPAASTTESVDARLLPWTMTSAMGGVSFTVNEEAGTQRFFHGEDVGRAADFALVSPPLHVGKAGLSFTFRHRYAFEASRGEYFDGGVIELSEDDGQTWTDIGNRITSNGYNVTLTNYEGNVNPLTGRRAFGGASFAFTQKQMVTSSVNLGTAFADKVVRIRFRIGTDEAAGGFGWFIDDIAFTGLANTPFTALVDEQGVCTTGHVDAQAGEDLAVDELSVVQLQGSGSSLAGGALTYRWEQVAGPFAAMSGADTATPSFTAPEVLADTMLTFRLTVLDGGLRDRDTVQVLVRQVNKAPAVSAGTAQTVDEGSTVTLQGSAEDPDGDAVVSQQWTQVSGLPVTLTGADTLTPSFTAPAVAKGSAELVFQLVVSDGQLSGEAATVSVTVRHVPLAPTVSAGDDVATFSAKSVTLTATATDPEQGTLTYAWSQSEGPTVTLQNATQARVQFTAPEVSAATEFVFVVKVSSESGLSAEDRVTVTVSPAPPAPKESSGCSSTGTTAALPLAMALLSLLAWRRRED
- a CDS encoding Ig-like domain-containing protein; translated protein: MSVRSRCRLLHPALLGLVAAAVLAGCSSEKSSPTVKSLRISPESFSLAVGIGADVTATATFSDGSTRDVTREASWSSTDAAIGTVSSEAGAAPQVRALAKGQTTLSATYSDVSAQARLDVTDATAVALSIEPKDLSLAAGLTQQLAATAAFSDGTSHGLTSDITWSSSNEAIAAVSESGLVRAGSPGEATLKARFGTLEATVKATVTAAVVTSVAVTPGDASMARGSTMMLTAMATRSDGTTVDVSNEATWSSSDASIVSLNKRVASGAALGGGRVTATFASVSGGTEVTVSEAAALAVTPAASMLIEGHPSQLHAEATLSNGRTQDVTASAAWTSDMTDVAVVSMTASTRGQVTPVGQGSATITATFNGLRGTGQVSVSKLSITSVVPTFQTMEDGVVSFTARITKALPPSTRLRWRVSVIRHNPPADLHLPPTDSPVVGQPVRYFSGAAGEVADRPETWTGGSETDASGAAYVGQDAGFEVVSTGLQGAEGHTYSFRTRFAIKGDYSFHLELFEVGAGGELVRIGDATELSATVGTMRATDDSELLLFTASPSAEAQTEEESFPQAFAVRPDGSQFRQITQAPTPFFSPRDVHSEVIRSPDRKSVVWVDGRDKFGGIYFQGLLYIADADGSRVRRLTQASSSLCGERMPEYSPDGQWISFMRSCSRDPYPGRDGLEFTFIIRADGTDERRVLISGINDMPPPVPISPLVFSSFSRDSKTLYTVQYATKGAQLWAFSLEDGSARSIINFSVQGQEMASIVRFPMELPNGDLLYHYWNEDVWTDTWLERIRPDGTGREIVRPVMRGSRGELLQSLFTLSPDGTKVAYTERDPVTGVNTIMVSNIDGSEAVSMKNPPAYFVRRIFWAR